From a single Micromonospora sp. WMMD1102 genomic region:
- a CDS encoding sensor domain-containing phosphodiesterase encodes MAGRPPSPRRSPEHAWLITGPLAIFAVILAVVLGVLDGPPGDWAWAALVLALALLGDTPLLFYVVRRQTTFITFSEIPLLFGLYLLPPLTVVLVFTLGSLITQLYRRFPPAKLWFNVARSAAAVSLASLVVLALPETHGFGPSTWGVLVAAVMTHALVTLGAVAGVFAIMHGAQAGWEVFRTSGPGLLTVMLNVAMGLVIMICLRMTPWSALLLLALAAALVLLYRSYAQFFRQHRTLADVYELTKAMSESGQDGTLADSLLGRVRALMQAEYATLWLPAQGRHPEVLLTARVEDSGLLDLSRTPLVARERATRKSRTVAAGSRLDGHPDVREALREAGLKDVIVVPLRSRQAVIGTLEVVNRLGDIGHFTPADVPIFETIAAHAAVALENSRLVDRLRHDAYHDGLTNLPNRRRVTGALEEAVRVRAPNEVVALLLFDVAGLRQVNESVGHAAGDRVLVEVATRLRASAPSAALVGRVGSDEFVVTLRMESTDAALDLAAELREQIRDRMVFDVLVLDIDTVVGVAVHPDHGDDPATLLQRADLAVTRAKSAPDGIQLFSPGLESRSSRRLGLAGDLRRALDHAEVEVYYQPKVTLTDRRLVGVECLARWVHPAHGTVAPEDFVAVAEHTGQLPELTRLVLGEALRRSRDWTSGGNTLAVSVNISPRTLADQQFPALVQGMLAEYGVAPELLTLEIREAGVLDGTERAVPGLRRLRDIGVRLAVDDFGTGHSSLSYLRRLPVNEVKVDRSFVQGMATDPVDLAIVNAVVTLSQQFGLAVVAEGVESELTLELLQDIGCQIGQGFLFSRPLPYERLEAWFAAQTESDAQAGPADVRRLRAVP; translated from the coding sequence ATGGCTGGGCGCCCACCGTCACCACGTCGATCTCCTGAGCACGCCTGGCTGATCACCGGCCCGCTGGCCATCTTCGCGGTCATCCTGGCGGTGGTGCTCGGTGTCCTCGACGGTCCGCCCGGCGATTGGGCGTGGGCGGCCCTGGTGCTCGCTCTCGCGCTGCTGGGTGACACGCCGCTGCTCTTCTACGTCGTCCGGCGACAGACCACGTTCATCACCTTCAGCGAGATTCCGCTGCTCTTCGGGCTCTACCTGCTGCCGCCGCTCACCGTCGTGCTCGTCTTCACGCTCGGTTCTCTGATCACCCAGCTTTACCGCCGATTCCCACCGGCGAAGTTGTGGTTCAACGTCGCCAGGTCCGCCGCGGCGGTGTCGCTGGCGAGTCTGGTCGTGTTGGCGCTGCCGGAGACGCACGGCTTCGGGCCGAGCACCTGGGGTGTCCTCGTCGCCGCCGTAATGACCCACGCGCTGGTGACGCTGGGCGCGGTCGCCGGAGTCTTCGCGATCATGCATGGCGCACAGGCGGGCTGGGAGGTGTTCCGCACCTCCGGTCCCGGCCTGCTCACGGTGATGCTCAACGTGGCCATGGGCCTGGTCATCATGATCTGCCTCCGGATGACGCCGTGGTCCGCCCTGCTCCTGCTCGCACTCGCCGCCGCGCTGGTCCTGCTCTACCGCTCGTACGCACAGTTCTTCCGCCAGCACCGGACCCTCGCCGACGTCTACGAACTCACCAAGGCAATGAGCGAGAGCGGCCAGGACGGCACCCTGGCCGACTCGCTGCTGGGCCGGGTCCGGGCGCTGATGCAGGCCGAATACGCCACTCTCTGGCTCCCGGCCCAGGGCCGGCACCCCGAGGTCCTGCTCACAGCCAGGGTCGAGGACTCGGGACTGCTCGATCTGTCCCGCACCCCGCTGGTCGCCCGGGAGCGCGCTACCCGGAAGAGCCGGACGGTCGCTGCCGGCAGCCGGTTGGATGGCCATCCGGACGTACGGGAGGCGCTGCGGGAAGCGGGTCTCAAGGACGTGATCGTCGTTCCACTCCGCTCCCGCCAGGCGGTGATCGGGACGCTCGAGGTGGTGAACCGGCTCGGCGACATCGGGCACTTCACCCCGGCGGACGTGCCGATCTTCGAGACGATCGCCGCGCACGCCGCCGTCGCGTTGGAGAACTCGCGGCTGGTGGACCGGCTGCGGCACGACGCGTACCACGACGGGTTGACGAACCTGCCCAACCGGCGACGGGTGACCGGGGCACTGGAGGAGGCGGTCCGGGTACGCGCGCCCAACGAGGTGGTGGCCCTGCTCCTCTTCGACGTGGCGGGACTGCGCCAGGTGAACGAGTCCGTCGGGCACGCGGCCGGCGACCGGGTACTCGTCGAGGTCGCGACCCGGCTGCGCGCCTCGGCACCGTCCGCCGCGCTTGTGGGCCGGGTCGGCAGCGACGAGTTCGTGGTGACGCTGCGGATGGAGAGCACCGACGCGGCGCTCGACCTCGCCGCCGAACTGCGCGAGCAGATCCGCGACCGGATGGTCTTCGACGTGCTGGTCCTGGACATCGACACGGTGGTCGGGGTCGCGGTGCACCCGGACCACGGTGACGACCCGGCCACCCTGCTCCAGCGCGCCGACCTCGCCGTGACCAGGGCCAAGTCGGCCCCGGACGGCATCCAGCTGTTCAGCCCCGGGCTGGAGTCCCGGTCGTCGCGCCGGCTCGGCCTCGCCGGTGACCTGCGCCGCGCGCTCGACCACGCCGAGGTGGAGGTCTACTACCAGCCGAAGGTCACCCTGACCGACCGGCGGCTGGTCGGGGTGGAGTGCCTGGCCCGCTGGGTGCACCCGGCACACGGGACGGTCGCCCCGGAGGACTTCGTGGCGGTCGCCGAGCACACCGGGCAGCTTCCCGAACTGACCAGGCTGGTGCTCGGCGAGGCCCTGCGGCGCAGCCGGGACTGGACCAGCGGCGGCAACACCCTCGCCGTCTCGGTGAACATCTCTCCGCGTACCCTCGCCGACCAGCAGTTCCCGGCGCTGGTCCAGGGGATGCTCGCCGAGTACGGCGTCGCACCGGAACTGCTCACCCTGGAGATCAGGGAGGCCGGCGTGCTGGACGGCACCGAACGCGCCGTGCCGGGGCTGCGCCGACTGCGCGACATCGGGGTACGCCTCGCCGTCGACGACTTCGGCACCGGCCACTCCTCCCTGTCCTACCTGCGCCGGCTGCCGGTCAACGAAGTGAAGGTCGACCGCTCGTTCGTGCAGGGCATGGCGACCGATCCGGTGGACCTGGCGATCGTCAACGCGGTGGTGACGCTCTCCCAGCAGTTCGGCCTGGCCGTGGTCGCCGAGGGGGTGGAGAGTGAACTGACCCTGGAACTGCTCCAGGACATCGGGTGCCAGATCGGGCAGGGCTTCCTGTTCAGCCGCCCGCTGCCGTACGAGCGCCTGGAGGCCTGGTTCGCCGCCCAGACCGAGTCCGACGCGCAGGCCGGCCCGGCCGACGTACGGCGGCTGCGCGCGGTGCCCTGA
- a CDS encoding TetR/AcrR family transcriptional regulator produces MLDAVRAHLVEYGYDALGIDAVAERSGVHRTTVYRRWRDVGGLLADVLAEATGDAWRPPDTGSLEGDLLALNIEVYAALTAEPPLTAALIAASFRSAPAAGALRSFWADRYDRCALLVHRAVRRGEVPAGCDPRRLLVAATAPLYHELVLLRSAPGQELAAQAARDTVAAARAGAFVGDARAGRDPADIRVPAAQSPAGTR; encoded by the coding sequence GTGCTCGACGCGGTCCGGGCCCACCTGGTCGAGTACGGCTACGACGCGCTCGGCATCGACGCCGTGGCGGAGCGGTCGGGAGTGCACCGCACCACTGTCTACCGGCGCTGGCGGGACGTGGGCGGGCTGCTCGCCGACGTACTCGCCGAGGCCACCGGCGACGCCTGGCGACCACCGGACACCGGTTCCCTGGAGGGCGACCTGCTCGCCCTGAACATCGAGGTGTACGCGGCGCTGACCGCCGAACCTCCGCTGACGGCGGCGCTGATCGCCGCTTCGTTCCGTTCGGCGCCGGCGGCGGGCGCTCTGCGCTCCTTCTGGGCCGACCGGTACGACCGCTGCGCCCTCCTCGTCCACCGGGCCGTACGGCGGGGCGAGGTCCCGGCGGGCTGCGACCCGCGCCGGTTGCTCGTCGCCGCCACCGCACCGCTCTATCACGAGCTGGTACTGCTGCGGTCCGCTCCCGGCCAGGAACTCGCGGCACAGGCGGCACGGGACACCGTGGCAGCCGCCCGAGCCGGGGCCTTCGTGGGCGATGCCCGCGCGGGTCGTGATCCTGCCGACATCCGCGTGCCGGCCGCACAGTCTCCAGCGGGTACTCGCTGA
- a CDS encoding ABC-F family ATP-binding cassette domain-containing protein, which translates to MPTQLSLHAVTKRYAGRTVLDGVSCAIATGERTAIIGENGSGKSTLLRLLAGREQPDEGQVTVVTTGGLGYLGQDAPLPAYLTVRQAIDDALAELRRIEARLRELEPLLGAGGEDDHRRLAEYGELATVFELRGGYDADARVERTMHALGLAGVDRDRRLGELSGGEQARLHLAAVLSAGAEVLLLDEPTNHLDDDALGWLEQHLRARHGSTVVVSHDRVFLDRVAGTLVEVDGDRHTVARYGNGYPGYLAEKTAARARWAQAHLDWRTEVDRLRETVATTARQVAPGREMKDRNKMAYDRSGGRVQQSVASRVRNAEQRLRRLTERPVPPPPEPLRFTPRLAASGPSPVGGDAAGNRAARDGDTAGDGAARDGAGGVVLLRADGVAVRGRLSVTWLTLHGGERLLVSGANGAGKSTLLRVLAGELAPDAGRVLRRGRIGHLPQEVEVEDSREPLLDAFARGRGGEPDEYLDELLALGLFDRERLGIPVGELSTGQRRRLALARLVSEPADLLLLDEPTNHLSPGLVEELEAALAEFPGAVVVVSHDRRLRERWRGEHRVMSGGVLAPEQPVSAAY; encoded by the coding sequence ATGCCTACCCAGCTCAGCCTGCACGCCGTCACCAAGCGCTACGCCGGCCGGACCGTGCTCGACGGGGTCAGCTGTGCCATCGCCACAGGCGAACGCACCGCGATCATCGGCGAGAACGGCTCCGGCAAATCCACCCTGCTCCGGCTGCTCGCCGGGCGGGAACAGCCCGACGAGGGGCAGGTGACCGTCGTCACCACCGGCGGGCTCGGCTATCTGGGACAGGACGCGCCGCTGCCGGCGTACCTGACGGTGCGGCAGGCCATCGACGACGCTCTCGCCGAACTGCGCCGGATCGAGGCCCGGCTGCGCGAGCTGGAGCCGCTGCTCGGTGCCGGTGGCGAGGACGACCACCGGCGACTGGCCGAGTACGGCGAACTGGCCACGGTCTTCGAACTGCGCGGCGGGTACGACGCCGACGCCCGGGTCGAACGCACCATGCACGCGCTCGGGCTGGCCGGCGTCGACCGGGACCGGCGGCTCGGCGAACTCTCCGGCGGCGAACAGGCCCGGCTGCACCTGGCCGCCGTGCTGTCGGCCGGTGCCGAGGTGCTGCTGCTCGACGAACCGACAAACCACCTCGACGACGACGCGCTGGGCTGGCTGGAGCAGCACCTGCGCGCCCGGCACGGCAGCACGGTGGTGGTCTCGCACGACCGGGTCTTCCTGGACCGGGTCGCCGGCACACTTGTCGAAGTGGACGGTGACCGGCACACCGTGGCCCGGTACGGCAACGGCTACCCCGGATACCTCGCCGAGAAGACGGCCGCAAGGGCACGCTGGGCCCAGGCACACCTCGACTGGCGTACCGAGGTCGACCGGTTGCGGGAGACGGTGGCGACCACCGCCCGGCAGGTCGCGCCGGGCCGGGAGATGAAGGACCGCAACAAGATGGCGTACGACCGCAGCGGCGGGCGGGTGCAGCAGTCGGTCGCCAGCCGGGTACGCAACGCCGAACAGCGGCTCCGCCGGCTGACCGAGCGCCCCGTGCCCCCGCCACCGGAACCACTCCGGTTCACCCCTCGACTCGCCGCCTCCGGCCCGTCGCCTGTCGGTGGTGACGCCGCTGGCAATCGTGCCGCCCGTGATGGTGACACCGCTGGCGATGGAGCCGCCCGGGATGGTGCTGGCGGTGTGGTGCTGTTGCGGGCGGACGGGGTGGCGGTGCGCGGGCGGCTGTCGGTCACCTGGCTGACGTTGCACGGCGGGGAACGGCTGCTGGTCAGCGGGGCGAACGGGGCCGGCAAGAGCACCCTGCTGCGGGTGCTCGCCGGAGAACTGGCCCCGGACGCCGGCCGGGTGCTCCGGCGGGGCCGGATCGGTCACCTGCCCCAGGAGGTCGAGGTCGAGGACTCCCGGGAACCGCTGCTGGACGCCTTCGCGCGAGGTCGGGGCGGGGAGCCGGACGAGTACCTCGACGAACTGCTCGCCCTGGGACTGTTCGACCGGGAGCGGCTCGGCATACCCGTCGGGGAGCTCTCCACCGGCCAGCGGCGGCGGCTCGCGCTGGCCCGGCTGGTCAGCGAGCCGGCCGACCTGCTGTTGCTGGACGAGCCGACCAACCACCTTTCGCCGGGCCTGGTCGAAGAGTTGGAGGCGGCGCTCGCCGAGTTCCCCGGCGCCGTGGTGGTGGTCAGCCACGACCGGCGGCTGCGCGAGCGGTGGCGCGGAGAGCACCGGGTGATGAGCGGCGGCGTACTCGCCCCCGAACAGCCGGTCTCCGCCGCCTACTGA
- a CDS encoding virginiamycin B lyase — MSDSTAGPYGVAIGPDGAVWVTLVHAGGIARITPDGDVRQYPLDESASGPSVVTTGPDGALWFTRSRDHRIGRLSTSGQLSSYPVPSPGAGPYGIAAGPDGALWFTELTGDRIGRIDVDGEVTEFPLPVAGGFPSMITAGADEALWFTVNQANAIGRIGVDGTVTLHPLPTAGAGPVGIAAGADGAVWFVEIVAGQLGRITPDGQITEIPLPDRAARPHAIAAGPDGSYWFTEWGANRVGQLTPEGTIREYALPTAGSEPHGITVDPDGVVWVALEIGAVARLTY, encoded by the coding sequence GTGAGCGATTCCACGGCCGGCCCGTACGGCGTCGCCATCGGGCCGGACGGCGCAGTCTGGGTCACCCTGGTGCATGCCGGGGGAATCGCCCGAATAACGCCGGATGGTGATGTTCGACAGTACCCGCTCGACGAATCGGCGAGTGGACCGTCGGTCGTCACGACCGGCCCGGACGGGGCACTCTGGTTCACCCGGTCCCGGGACCACCGGATCGGCCGGCTGTCGACGTCCGGGCAGCTCAGCTCCTATCCGGTCCCGTCACCGGGCGCCGGGCCGTACGGGATCGCCGCCGGGCCGGACGGCGCGCTCTGGTTCACCGAGCTGACCGGCGACCGGATCGGCCGGATCGATGTCGACGGCGAGGTGACCGAGTTCCCACTGCCCGTGGCGGGCGGCTTCCCGTCGATGATCACCGCCGGTGCCGACGAGGCACTCTGGTTCACCGTCAACCAGGCGAACGCGATCGGCCGGATCGGCGTCGACGGCACGGTCACGCTGCACCCGCTGCCGACCGCCGGTGCCGGGCCGGTCGGGATCGCGGCCGGCGCCGACGGGGCCGTCTGGTTCGTCGAGATCGTCGCCGGCCAGCTCGGCCGGATCACCCCGGACGGGCAGATCACCGAGATCCCGCTGCCGGACCGGGCCGCCCGGCCACACGCGATCGCCGCCGGGCCGGACGGCAGCTACTGGTTCACCGAGTGGGGTGCGAACCGGGTCGGGCAGCTGACCCCGGAGGGGACGATCCGGGAGTACGCCCTGCCGACGGCGGGTTCGGAGCCGCACGGCATCACCGTCGATCCGGACGGGGTGGTGTGGGTGGCCCTGGAGATCGGTGCCGTGGCCCGGCTGACGTACTGA
- a CDS encoding cadmium resistance transporter yields the protein MGDLVGTLVAAVGLFAGTNVDDLIVLTLFFLSARAVGKPRPWQIWLGQYAGIALLVLVSAVAALGLTVVPDRWVGLLGLVPFALGVRGLVSAFRSRGEDDEPPAPVVGTGLLSVAAVTVANGADNISVYTPAFRTIGLVDSLLTVAVFAVGVAAWCLAGRWLGSHQKVVTLVRRCGHWLVPVVFVVIGAVIVVESGVLGRLAN from the coding sequence GTGGGAGATCTGGTCGGGACGCTCGTCGCGGCGGTCGGGCTCTTCGCGGGTACGAACGTCGACGACCTCATCGTGCTGACCCTGTTCTTCCTCTCCGCGCGGGCGGTGGGAAAGCCCCGGCCGTGGCAGATCTGGCTCGGCCAGTATGCCGGGATAGCCCTTCTCGTCCTCGTCTCCGCCGTGGCCGCGCTCGGTCTGACGGTCGTGCCGGACCGTTGGGTCGGGCTGCTCGGCCTGGTCCCGTTCGCCCTCGGGGTGCGGGGCCTCGTCTCGGCATTCCGCTCCCGGGGCGAGGACGACGAGCCGCCGGCTCCGGTCGTCGGCACCGGCCTGCTCTCGGTCGCCGCCGTCACGGTGGCGAACGGCGCCGACAACATCTCCGTCTACACCCCGGCGTTCCGGACCATCGGTCTCGTCGACAGCCTGCTCACCGTCGCGGTCTTCGCCGTCGGCGTCGCCGCCTGGTGCCTGGCCGGTCGCTGGCTCGGCTCACACCAGAAGGTCGTCACCCTGGTACGCCGCTGCGGGCACTGGCTCGTCCCGGTCGTCTTCGTCGTGATCGGCGCCGTGATCGTGGTCGAGTCCGGCGTACTCGGCCGGCTCGCCAACTGA
- a CDS encoding class I SAM-dependent methyltransferase, with product MQIDERGARVRAVRRRLAQDGPPWTRPHERDFETVALPERDCDLLRDLLIAERAETVVEVGLAYASSALAIGEALITVDPPNPRHVIVDPFQAHAYSDVGWDLLRAAGLDSIARLMRVQSSVALPELVAEGFVADAAFVDGSHRFHEVFVDLYFLRRIVRPGGLVVLDDDWTPSVRTAVRYYERNLGWSVIPDAFAASGTLRSIGDDPAAEAVTRCRALRLPDPLTEPPFEQFNAF from the coding sequence GTGCAGATCGACGAACGCGGTGCACGGGTCCGCGCGGTACGCCGACGACTCGCGCAGGACGGTCCGCCGTGGACCCGGCCCCACGAGCGGGACTTCGAGACGGTCGCGTTGCCGGAGCGGGACTGCGATCTGCTCCGAGACCTGTTGATCGCGGAACGGGCCGAGACGGTCGTCGAGGTCGGGCTCGCGTACGCCAGCTCCGCGCTCGCGATCGGCGAAGCCCTGATCACGGTCGACCCGCCGAACCCTCGGCACGTCATCGTCGACCCCTTTCAGGCCCACGCGTACTCCGACGTCGGCTGGGACCTGCTCCGTGCCGCCGGACTGGACTCGATCGCCAGGCTCATGCGCGTGCAGTCGTCCGTCGCGCTGCCCGAGCTCGTCGCCGAGGGGTTCGTCGCCGACGCGGCCTTCGTGGACGGGAGCCACCGCTTCCACGAGGTCTTCGTGGACCTCTACTTCCTGCGCAGAATTGTCCGGCCGGGCGGGCTGGTCGTGCTGGACGACGACTGGACGCCGTCGGTGCGTACCGCCGTGCGCTACTACGAGCGAAACCTCGGCTGGTCGGTGATCCCCGACGCCTTCGCCGCCAGCGGAACCCTACGGAGCATCGGCGACGATCCGGCAGCCGAAGCCGTGACCCGCTGCCGCGCCCTCCGGCTTCCCGATCCCCTGACCGAGCCGCCCTTCGAGCAGTTCAACGCCTTCTGA
- a CDS encoding ArsI/CadI family heavy metal resistance metalloenzyme — MSRVQLALRVSDLEGSVAFYSKFFGVQPAKRRPGYANFAIEEPPLKLVLLEGAPDQPTVMDHLGVEVFDGDDVTAATERLSSAGLITLSENDTSCCYALQDKVWVRGPGNEPWEVYVVKGDAEQYGRSADTQPGADDGCKCGEAAEGGGAKEFVGAGAADRSSCCS; from the coding sequence ATGTCCCGCGTCCAACTCGCGCTCCGGGTTTCCGATCTCGAGGGATCGGTGGCGTTCTACTCGAAGTTCTTCGGCGTGCAGCCGGCGAAGCGCCGGCCGGGGTACGCCAACTTCGCAATCGAGGAGCCGCCACTCAAGCTCGTCCTGCTCGAAGGTGCCCCGGACCAGCCCACCGTCATGGACCACCTCGGCGTCGAGGTCTTCGACGGCGACGACGTCACCGCCGCGACCGAGCGGCTCAGCAGCGCCGGACTGATCACCCTCAGCGAGAACGACACCTCCTGCTGCTACGCGTTGCAGGACAAGGTGTGGGTACGCGGCCCCGGCAACGAGCCGTGGGAGGTGTACGTGGTCAAGGGCGACGCCGAGCAGTACGGCAGGAGCGCCGACACGCAGCCGGGCGCCGACGACGGCTGTAAGTGCGGCGAGGCCGCAGAAGGTGGTGGCGCCAAGGAGTTCGTCGGCGCCGGAGCGGCTGACCGAAGCAGTTGCTGCTCGTAG
- a CDS encoding PHB depolymerase family esterase, protein MTATGVTACGADDPSPAPARPAVSPAPGDHTLHLDWQGVERNYELHAPPGYRPGVAVPLVVALHGRPSSAAKLRAASGLDKVADREGFLTAYPNGIDGAWQATGGVGAVDDVGFLRAMVEHLVKTWGVDPRRVYATGFSDGARMSYELAVNASDVFAAIAPVSGPFEWGRARSDTGYKPAEPVSVVAFLGSRDRIADQISYGLSRWYRHLGCTADEPVWIDKDRTVNRTVAKCADGSEAVDYVVNGMGHSWPAPTDRAAAIDAGVVMWEFFAAHRRG, encoded by the coding sequence ATGACAGCCACGGGAGTGACCGCGTGCGGCGCCGACGATCCTTCGCCAGCACCCGCCAGGCCGGCGGTCTCTCCCGCCCCTGGCGACCACACGCTCCACCTGGACTGGCAGGGCGTCGAGCGCAACTATGAACTGCACGCGCCGCCGGGCTACCGGCCGGGCGTCGCGGTACCACTGGTCGTTGCCCTGCACGGCCGGCCCAGCTCGGCGGCGAAGCTGCGGGCGGCGAGCGGGCTGGACAAGGTGGCGGACCGCGAGGGCTTCCTCACGGCATACCCGAACGGGATCGACGGAGCGTGGCAGGCGACAGGCGGCGTGGGAGCCGTCGACGATGTCGGGTTCCTCCGCGCGATGGTGGAGCACCTGGTCAAGACGTGGGGTGTCGATCCGCGCCGGGTGTACGCGACCGGGTTCTCGGACGGCGCGCGGATGAGCTACGAGCTGGCGGTGAACGCGTCGGACGTGTTCGCCGCGATCGCCCCGGTCAGCGGTCCGTTCGAGTGGGGCCGGGCGAGGTCGGACACCGGCTACAAGCCCGCCGAGCCGGTTTCGGTAGTGGCCTTCCTGGGCAGCCGCGACCGGATCGCCGACCAGATCTCCTACGGACTCAGCCGGTGGTACCGCCACCTCGGCTGCACCGCCGACGAGCCGGTGTGGATAGACAAGGACAGGACGGTCAACCGTACGGTCGCGAAATGCGCCGATGGCAGCGAGGCGGTCGACTACGTGGTCAACGGGATGGGCCACTCCTGGCCGGCGCCGACCGACCGGGCCGCGGCGATCGACGCCGGTGTCGTCATGTGGGAATTCTTCGCCGCCCATCGGCGCGGATAG
- a CDS encoding GntR family transcriptional regulator, whose protein sequence is MEEPAYVSIAGQYARKIRNGDLPPGVQLPSYAEIAKRNGVSDIVVRKAIELLQTQGLVRTVQRRGVFVTDRPNLVRVSPERQMESAETTFSNESASGIQVERESIQVRATDSLAETFGVAPGDEITLVVTRATEDGRPISISDTYLAPGVTDISSATTLEEILADRIPSPTHATWLRTTPGELTKAVHQRFFAADGRTIMVSDVSYPWNRYDAFAFRMPLV, encoded by the coding sequence ATGGAGGAACCCGCGTACGTCTCCATCGCGGGCCAATACGCGCGGAAGATCCGCAACGGCGACCTTCCGCCGGGGGTGCAGCTTCCGAGCTATGCCGAGATCGCTAAGAGGAACGGGGTGTCGGATATCGTCGTACGGAAAGCGATCGAATTACTTCAAACCCAAGGTCTCGTAAGAACTGTTCAGCGTCGTGGCGTCTTCGTGACGGATCGCCCCAACCTTGTACGAGTCTCGCCAGAGCGTCAAATGGAGAGCGCGGAAACTACTTTCTCCAACGAGTCAGCTAGCGGAATCCAAGTCGAACGCGAAAGCATTCAAGTTCGGGCGACCGACAGCCTTGCAGAGACATTTGGCGTCGCTCCGGGCGACGAAATCACGCTTGTCGTGACCCGCGCCACAGAAGATGGTCGGCCGATTTCCATTTCGGACACGTACCTTGCCCCGGGCGTCACTGACATATCAAGTGCGACAACTCTCGAAGAGATCCTAGCGGACCGAATCCCGTCGCCCACACATGCGACGTGGTTGCGCACGACCCCCGGCGAATTGACCAAAGCCGTTCACCAGCGATTCTTTGCGGCAGACGGGCGGACAATCATGGTGTCAGACGTGTCCTATCCGTGGAACCGCTACGACGCATTTGCGTTCAGGATGCCCCTAGTCTAA
- a CDS encoding DUF6284 family protein gives MLPDLDSLEGPSDADLSAIETEWPLIEAELERLDVEITILFAARPLVDLDWQRWRSAQRRVLRAAATLGIPARHAA, from the coding sequence ATGCTTCCCGACCTGGACTCGCTCGAAGGCCCGTCCGACGCTGACCTGTCCGCGATCGAGACGGAATGGCCGCTGATTGAGGCCGAACTTGAACGGCTCGACGTAGAGATCACCATCTTGTTCGCGGCCCGGCCGCTAGTGGATCTGGACTGGCAGCGGTGGCGAAGCGCTCAGCGGCGTGTTCTGCGGGCCGCCGCCACGCTCGGTATTCCGGCCCGACACGCGGCATAG
- a CDS encoding RRQRL motif-containing zinc-binding protein: protein MPRIRAAFHDPTGDRYGIPTWWWKGAPAGYATRRQLRAAGLCPGRQPVAAQIMWAGIGGTRVAYLYRLDLAKPKRTTTPAQLRAVRAALRARRTCPTCGVVQPYCIPRSLGQCIDCAP from the coding sequence ATGCCGCGAATACGCGCCGCCTTTCACGACCCGACCGGCGACCGGTACGGCATCCCCACCTGGTGGTGGAAGGGTGCCCCGGCCGGATACGCCACCCGCCGGCAACTGCGGGCCGCCGGGCTTTGCCCCGGCCGCCAACCGGTCGCCGCCCAGATCATGTGGGCCGGGATCGGCGGTACCCGGGTCGCTTACCTGTACCGCCTCGATCTGGCCAAGCCGAAGCGCACCACGACTCCCGCGCAGCTGCGGGCGGTTCGGGCCGCGCTTCGTGCCCGTCGGACCTGCCCGACCTGTGGCGTGGTTCAGCCCTACTGCATCCCCCGCTCGCTAGGCCAGTGCATCGACTGTGCCCCCTGA
- a CDS encoding ABC transporter permease, with the protein MTAPASAFPRTVDDLMPEARKVPVRDGELVPSQRRLMSVLSVGQEKAKEIRARLIEEGVQRDFGAAPVGNPDTDDTEPEPIPERKPATLPAEPVAETTKQARVDEDTDDTAAPVNGKPVVVWPVWVMLAPAFVSVWAGWVGLGERTGYGVMNLLPGFTNDDGKPLLSINTAITLPIGMEVYAAYALYVCLSGRVPPRARKFAGWSAAISLIVGAAGQVTYHLLVESNLPTTPWGVTMAVSCIPVAVLGMGAALAHLVRSSSPPSSHPQ; encoded by the coding sequence GTGACCGCCCCCGCCAGCGCGTTCCCGCGCACCGTGGATGACCTGATGCCCGAGGCCCGGAAGGTGCCCGTCCGCGATGGTGAGCTGGTGCCGTCGCAGCGTCGGCTCATGTCCGTACTCAGTGTCGGTCAGGAGAAGGCGAAGGAGATCCGCGCCCGGTTGATCGAGGAAGGCGTGCAGCGCGACTTCGGGGCCGCGCCGGTGGGCAATCCGGACACGGATGACACCGAGCCTGAGCCGATCCCCGAGCGGAAACCGGCCACGCTGCCCGCTGAGCCGGTCGCAGAGACGACGAAGCAGGCCCGGGTGGACGAAGACACGGATGACACCGCCGCACCCGTCAACGGCAAGCCGGTCGTCGTGTGGCCGGTCTGGGTGATGCTGGCGCCCGCGTTCGTCTCCGTCTGGGCCGGCTGGGTTGGGCTCGGGGAGCGCACCGGATACGGCGTGATGAACCTGCTTCCCGGGTTCACGAACGACGACGGCAAGCCGCTGCTGTCGATCAACACCGCGATCACCCTGCCGATCGGCATGGAGGTGTACGCCGCGTACGCCCTCTACGTGTGCCTGTCCGGCCGGGTGCCGCCACGGGCTCGGAAGTTCGCCGGGTGGTCGGCCGCCATCTCCCTAATCGTCGGCGCGGCCGGACAGGTCACGTATCACCTGCTGGTCGAGTCGAACCTCCCGACAACGCCGTGGGGGGTCACCATGGCCGTCTCCTGCATCCCGGTGGCCGTGCTCGGCATGGGCGCGGCGCTGGCGCACCTGGTGCGTTCGTCGTCGCCGCCGAGTTCGCACCCCCAGTAA